From the Quercus lobata isolate SW786 chromosome 6, ValleyOak3.0 Primary Assembly, whole genome shotgun sequence genome, one window contains:
- the LOC115995282 gene encoding transcription factor MYB108, with the protein MDVKGRGRSMSSTSQIDEDMDLRRGPWTVDEDFTLINYIANHGEGRWNSLARCAGLKRTGKSCRLRWLNYLRPDVRRGNITLQEQLLILELHSRWGNRWSKIAQHLPGRTDNEIKNYWRTRVQKHAKQLKCDVNSKQFKDTMRYLWMPRLVERIQAATVAPANTSIAAATTTTATTEACSKGSSTSTTTTTNNNSNNYHINNNNLDVQTGQMVLPHGVAIGHDFRGAQVTPSYNTPENSSNTGSSDSFGAQVSPVSDLTDYYNIPVNNNPSLECFQASQVGYQDSLTSPSGYFNNGLDFQAMEQSNQWLDGGDTSDNLWNVDDLWFLQQQLNNNNNNNI; encoded by the exons ATGGATGTTAAAGGAAGAGGCCGAAGCATGAGTTCCACCAGTCAAATCGATGAAGATATGGACCTTAGGAGAGGTCCCTGGACTGTTGACGAAGACTTCACTCTCATCAATTACATTGCTAATCATGGTGAAGGTCGCTGGAACTCTCTTGCTCGCTGTGCAg GTTTGAAACGAACTGGAAAGAGCTGCAGATTAAGGTGGCTTAATTATCTACGCCCTGATGTTCGACGTGGAAACATAACCCTACAAGAGCAGCTTTTGATTCTTGAGCTTCATTCTCGTTGGGGAAACCG ATGGTCCAAAATTGCACAACACTTGCCAGGGAGAACAGATAATGAGATCAAAAACTATTGGAGAACCCGTGTCCAAAAACATGCCAAACAGCTCAAATGTGACGTGAATAGCAAGCAATTCAAGGATACCATGAGGTACTTGTGGATGCCAAGGCTGGTTGAGCGTATTCAGGCCGCGACTGTTGCCCCGGCCAACACTTCCATCGctgccgccaccaccaccaccgctaCCACTGAAGCATGTTCAAAAGGTtcatccacctccaccacaaccaccaccaacaacaacagcaaTAATTACCACATAAACAATAATAACCTAGATGTCCAAACTGGACAAATGGTTTTACCACATGGGGTTGCTATTGGCCATGACTTTAGGGGTGCACAAGTTACACCAAGTTACAACACCCCAGAAAATTCTAGTAATACAGGCTCATCAGACTCGTTTGGGGCTCAGGTTTCACCTGTCTCGGACTTGACTGATTATTACAATATCCCGGTTAATAACAACCCTAGTCTTGAATGTTTCCAAGCTAGCCAGGTTGGGTACCAAGACAGCCTTACTAGCCCATCTGGGTACTTCAATAATGGATTGGATTTCCAAGCTATGGAGCAGAGCAATCAGTGGCTAGATGGTGGGGACACATCAGACAATTTGTGGAATGTTGATGACTTGTGGTTTTTACAGCAACaactcaacaacaacaacaacaacaacatttga